From Nguyenibacter vanlangensis, one genomic window encodes:
- a CDS encoding TonB-dependent receptor domain-containing protein, whose product MRKDQLLATTIAATLVTTAAMAPAGPARGASQPPPGSAAPAAPAVKKVPSGNPAGTGTGARVAPSVEEVDVRGAIYRHTGGGLMSRETAPKAISAVTQAYIGRQSPSATALTLVSMMPGVNFAAADPMSATDQADMSSRGVDQPEIGYIFESVPLNFSLTGNPNTTAWADSENMARISFAQGASEIQDPTFSEVGGLLRAGMRDPADNFGGAFDASYGSFDMHREFVRLDSGYIGHSGVKAYISFSDMMVRNWRGLGPNHRRHVDFKAVKDWSADSHTSLAVTYNDLLKSAYTQPTMAQWLKQGVNYNYPGTYTPGQTTYYKNFINVWQAIVVSMPSDLRLTRHLRLNVTPYMSWARGYAPAGTLLNVAGNYYGRSFYPENLGFAPTNAAHTQFNAISTNVIQDTYAGFNTFLTAHYGRSETLFGYWYNFDNGHMDYFYQGVGANGIAPDPTGEKAITFANGVRLSNQLGNITTQTNALYVSEKIGLIPDHLDLYAGFKEVMMSRDAQNQIPGTAYVHANSAHPLPRVSLNWRLNDTHQFFIDATTNFRVSPGNNLFTSYNINNGHIAHQGAAGPDEYAIGEEVGYRYNGPVLASVTFFNTNITNRQIVTIINANQISGTVSGGGQTNRGVDGEVATRPFHHVTAYVSGEYLHATEDNNIRAIATSGLVDYLPSAGKIAVRSPKWQAALGLAYDDGMFFGDMNLKHIASQYSTFMDDEKMPAYTNVNMSVGVRGSDWGWLKRPEFRLNFINVGDAHYLSGVASPVATARGARGIYGGKIAAGSASYYVGPGFAMLGTISTSF is encoded by the coding sequence ATGCGCAAAGACCAGTTGCTGGCCACCACGATTGCGGCCACCCTTGTGACCACCGCCGCGATGGCGCCGGCCGGGCCGGCCCGGGGGGCGAGCCAGCCCCCGCCCGGCAGCGCGGCCCCGGCCGCACCGGCGGTGAAGAAGGTGCCGTCCGGAAATCCGGCCGGGACGGGGACGGGGGCGCGGGTTGCGCCTTCGGTCGAGGAAGTCGATGTGCGGGGCGCCATTTATCGCCACACGGGCGGCGGATTGATGTCGCGCGAGACCGCGCCCAAGGCGATCAGCGCGGTGACGCAGGCCTATATCGGACGGCAGAGCCCGAGCGCCACCGCGCTGACGCTTGTCTCCATGATGCCGGGGGTGAATTTCGCCGCGGCCGATCCGATGTCGGCCACCGACCAGGCGGACATGTCGTCGCGCGGCGTGGACCAGCCGGAGATCGGCTATATCTTCGAATCGGTGCCGTTGAATTTCTCGCTGACCGGCAACCCGAACACCACGGCCTGGGCGGATTCGGAGAACATGGCGCGGATTTCCTTCGCCCAGGGGGCGTCGGAGATCCAGGACCCGACCTTCAGCGAGGTGGGGGGATTGCTGCGGGCGGGCATGCGCGATCCGGCGGACAATTTCGGCGGCGCGTTCGATGCGAGCTATGGCAGTTTCGACATGCATCGCGAGTTCGTGCGGCTGGATAGCGGCTATATCGGTCATAGCGGGGTGAAGGCCTATATCTCGTTCTCCGACATGATGGTGCGGAACTGGCGCGGCCTGGGGCCGAACCACCGGCGGCACGTCGATTTCAAGGCCGTCAAGGACTGGTCCGCCGACAGCCATACCAGCCTGGCGGTGACCTATAACGATCTGCTGAAATCGGCCTATACCCAGCCGACGATGGCGCAATGGCTGAAGCAGGGGGTGAACTACAATTATCCGGGCACCTATACCCCGGGGCAGACGACCTATTACAAGAACTTCATCAATGTGTGGCAGGCGATCGTCGTCAGCATGCCGTCGGACCTGCGGCTGACGCGGCATCTGCGCCTGAACGTCACGCCCTATATGTCCTGGGCGCGGGGCTATGCGCCGGCCGGGACGCTGCTGAACGTGGCGGGGAATTACTACGGCCGCAGTTTCTATCCGGAGAATCTGGGCTTTGCGCCGACCAACGCCGCGCATACCCAGTTCAACGCCATCAGCACAAACGTGATCCAGGATACCTATGCCGGGTTCAACACCTTTCTGACCGCGCATTACGGGCGGTCGGAGACGCTGTTCGGCTATTGGTACAATTTCGACAACGGGCATATGGATTATTTCTACCAGGGGGTCGGCGCGAACGGGATCGCGCCCGATCCGACCGGGGAGAAGGCGATCACCTTCGCCAACGGGGTGCGGCTGTCCAACCAGCTCGGCAACATCACGACGCAGACCAATGCGCTGTACGTGTCCGAGAAGATCGGCCTGATTCCCGATCACCTGGATCTGTATGCGGGGTTCAAGGAGGTGATGATGAGCCGCGATGCCCAGAACCAGATTCCGGGCACGGCCTATGTCCATGCCAACAGCGCGCATCCGCTGCCGCGCGTGTCGCTGAACTGGCGGCTGAACGACACGCATCAGTTCTTCATCGACGCGACGACGAATTTCCGAGTTTCGCCGGGGAACAATCTGTTTACCTCCTATAACATCAATAACGGGCATATCGCCCATCAGGGCGCCGCGGGGCCGGACGAATATGCGATCGGCGAGGAGGTGGGCTATCGCTATAACGGGCCGGTGCTGGCGTCGGTCACCTTCTTCAACACCAACATCACCAACCGCCAGATCGTGACCATCATCAACGCCAACCAGATTTCGGGCACGGTCAGCGGCGGTGGCCAGACCAATCGCGGCGTGGACGGCGAGGTGGCGACCAGGCCGTTCCATCACGTGACGGCCTATGTCTCGGGCGAGTATCTGCACGCCACCGAGGACAATAATATCCGCGCGATCGCGACCAGCGGCCTGGTGGATTACCTGCCGTCGGCCGGGAAGATCGCGGTGCGCAGCCCGAAATGGCAGGCGGCGCTGGGCCTGGCCTATGATGATGGCATGTTCTTCGGCGACATGAACCTGAAACATATCGCGTCGCAATATTCGACCTTCATGGATGACGAGAAGATGCCCGCCTATACCAACGTCAATATGAGCGTGGGGGTGCGCGGGTCGGATTGGGGATGGCTGAAGCGTCCGGAATTCCGGCTGAACTTCATCAATGTCGGGGATGCGCATTACCTGTCGGGCGTGGCGAGCCCGGTGGCGACCGCCAGGGGCGCGCGTGGCATCTATGGCGGCAAGATCGCGGCGGGCAGCGCGTCGTACTATGTCGGACCCGGCTTTGCCATGCTGGGCACGATTTCGACCTCGTTCTGA
- a CDS encoding MFS transporter: MRATSDNEKPGGGRQGGRGLAVLAAISGNAFEWYDFGAFGFMTPVISALFLPKAQLGEATVVLLTTALFGVGFVTRPLGGIVLGLYGDRHGHQRAMVLGMVIMAAAMALMAFAPPYRTGGIVSVAIVVVARLLQGFSVGGEFATSTTSLIEMAPPGRRGFFGSWQMTGQVLAQIMGAALGYAVTTLFSHAQLYAYAWRIPFLFGLAILPLVFVLRRLGAARRHAGAFAADAGASAGTALASLLGQRRQILTGMGLVAASTVSFYIIYAYVVTYATTILHLPMAHSYQVQLVAAGAMVLVVPFSGYLSDLYDRRTIMTASLLLYAVMTLPLYAWLVAAPSIARLVVVQIALSVTSGMFLGTYCTFLVELVSREARATALAVMNNVVVLLVGGFAQFIVTWLVRVSGLKIAPSFFVLGGVLMGLAALASLPARRPRMRGAECARSGA, translated from the coding sequence ATGAGAGCGACGTCGGATAACGAGAAACCGGGTGGCGGAAGGCAGGGTGGCCGGGGGCTGGCCGTGCTGGCCGCCATTTCGGGCAATGCCTTCGAATGGTACGATTTCGGTGCCTTCGGTTTCATGACGCCGGTGATCAGCGCGCTGTTCCTTCCGAAGGCGCAACTGGGCGAGGCGACCGTCGTGCTGTTGACCACCGCGCTGTTCGGGGTGGGATTCGTGACGCGCCCGCTGGGGGGGATCGTGCTGGGGCTGTATGGCGACCGCCATGGGCATCAGCGGGCGATGGTGCTGGGCATGGTGATCATGGCGGCGGCGATGGCGTTGATGGCCTTCGCGCCGCCCTATCGCACCGGGGGAATCGTGTCGGTGGCGATCGTGGTCGTGGCGCGCCTGCTGCAGGGGTTTTCGGTGGGCGGCGAGTTCGCGACCTCGACCACCAGCCTGATCGAGATGGCGCCGCCGGGGCGGCGGGGTTTCTTCGGGTCGTGGCAGATGACGGGACAGGTGCTGGCGCAGATCATGGGGGCGGCGCTGGGATATGCCGTCACGACCCTGTTCAGCCATGCGCAGCTTTATGCCTATGCCTGGCGTATTCCGTTCCTGTTCGGCCTGGCGATCCTGCCGCTGGTGTTCGTGCTGCGGCGCCTGGGGGCGGCCCGGCGGCATGCGGGTGCGTTCGCGGCGGATGCCGGCGCCTCGGCGGGCACCGCGCTGGCCAGCCTGCTGGGGCAGCGGCGGCAGATCCTGACCGGGATGGGGCTGGTCGCGGCCAGCACGGTGTCGTTCTATATCATCTATGCCTATGTCGTGACCTATGCCACGACGATCCTGCACCTGCCGATGGCCCATTCCTATCAGGTGCAACTGGTCGCGGCGGGCGCGATGGTGCTGGTGGTGCCGTTCAGCGGCTATCTGTCCGACCTGTATGACAGGCGGACGATCATGACGGCGTCGCTGCTGCTTTATGCCGTCATGACCCTGCCGCTCTATGCCTGGCTGGTGGCCGCGCCGTCGATCGCCCGGCTGGTGGTGGTGCAGATCGCGCTGTCGGTCACCAGCGGCATGTTCCTCGGCACCTACTGCACCTTTCTGGTCGAGCTGGTGTCGCGCGAGGCGCGGGCGACGGCGCTGGCGGTGATGAACAATGTGGTGGTGCTGCTGGTCGGCGGCTTTGCGCAGTTCATCGTCACCTGGCTGGTCCGGGTGTCGGGGCTGAAGATCGCGCCGTCCTTCTTCGTGCTGGGCGGGGTGCTGATGGGATTGGCGGCGCTGGCCAGCCTGCCCGCGCGGCGGCCGCGGATGCGTGGCGCCGAATGTGCCCGTTCGGGCGCGTGA
- a CDS encoding NAD(P)/FAD-dependent oxidoreductase — MTTMMAEPCGPAEIAGGLDRLEERVRQDLDWLELPAKNWVPERRLEGQVVRDVVIIGGGMAGLTVSGTLLRYGVRNQIVYDREPAGREGPWVRYARMRTLRSPKTLPGPCMGLPSLTFRAWYEARFGADAWIALTRIPRETWMEYLGWLRRILELPVQNETELAGVAAHDDGLLALTVRRAGVEERVLCRHLVLATGRDGLGGAYVPPVIAALPRACYAHSSEPIDFAALRGRRVVVVGAGASAMDNAATALEMGAARVDLLIRRKDLPRVNKFTGIGSAGVVHGFVGLPDAWKWRFLDYTLAAQTPPPRPSTLRVSRHENAHFHLNCALRAIAVENGALRIETSRGTLGADFIIAATGFAADMGRRPEFAGFADKVRLWGDRFRPEAADMPSGGLNAELAGSPDLGPGFAFQEREEGCCPFLKYIHCFCFPATLSHGKVSGDIPAISEGADRLARQVVRSLFVEDRAVHYENLESFSVAELQGDEWVDAPLPQEA; from the coding sequence ATGACGACCATGATGGCGGAGCCGTGCGGCCCCGCGGAGATCGCAGGCGGTCTGGACCGGCTGGAAGAGCGGGTACGGCAGGACCTGGACTGGCTGGAACTGCCGGCGAAGAACTGGGTGCCGGAACGGCGCCTGGAGGGACAGGTGGTGCGCGACGTCGTCATCATCGGCGGCGGCATGGCTGGATTGACGGTGTCGGGCACGTTGCTGCGCTATGGCGTGCGGAACCAAATCGTCTATGACCGCGAACCGGCGGGGCGCGAGGGGCCATGGGTGCGCTATGCCCGCATGCGCACCCTGCGCTCGCCCAAGACCCTGCCGGGGCCGTGCATGGGCCTGCCGTCACTGACCTTTCGCGCCTGGTACGAGGCGCGGTTCGGCGCCGATGCCTGGATCGCGCTGACGCGGATCCCGCGCGAGACCTGGATGGAATATCTGGGCTGGCTGCGGCGGATTCTGGAATTGCCGGTGCAGAACGAGACGGAACTGGCCGGGGTCGCGGCGCATGACGACGGCTTGCTGGCGCTGACCGTGCGGCGGGCCGGCGTGGAGGAGCGCGTCCTGTGCCGGCACCTGGTGCTGGCGACCGGACGGGACGGGCTGGGCGGCGCCTATGTGCCGCCGGTCATCGCCGCCCTGCCGCGGGCCTGCTACGCGCATTCGTCCGAGCCGATCGATTTCGCGGCGCTGCGGGGGCGGCGGGTCGTGGTCGTGGGGGCCGGCGCGTCGGCGATGGACAATGCGGCGACCGCCCTGGAGATGGGCGCGGCGCGGGTGGATCTGCTGATCCGCCGGAAAGATCTGCCGCGTGTCAACAAATTTACCGGAATCGGCAGCGCCGGCGTGGTACACGGATTCGTCGGGCTGCCGGATGCGTGGAAATGGCGGTTCCTGGACTACACGCTGGCGGCGCAGACCCCGCCGCCCCGGCCGAGCACGTTGCGCGTGTCGCGCCACGAGAACGCGCATTTTCATCTGAATTGCGCGCTGCGCGCGATTGCCGTCGAGAACGGGGCGTTGCGGATCGAGACGTCGCGCGGGACGTTGGGGGCGGATTTCATCATCGCGGCCACCGGCTTTGCCGCCGATATGGGACGGCGCCCGGAATTCGCCGGTTTTGCCGACAAGGTCCGGCTGTGGGGCGACCGGTTCCGGCCGGAGGCGGCGGACATGCCATCGGGCGGGCTGAATGCGGAACTGGCCGGATCGCCCGACCTGGGGCCGGGGTTCGCGTTTCAGGAGCGCGAGGAAGGATGCTGTCCGTTCCTGAAATATATTCATTGTTTCTGTTTCCCGGCGACCTTGTCGCATGGCAAGGTCAGCGGGGATATTCCGGCGATCAGCGAGGGGGCCGACCGGCTGGCGCGGCAGGTGGTCAGGAGCCTGTTCGTGGAAGATCGCGCCGTACACTACGAAAATCTGGAAAGTTTTTCGGTCGCCGAACTGCAGGGCGATGAATGGGTGGATGCGCCGCTGCCGCAGGAGGCATGA
- a CDS encoding LysR family transcriptional regulator, with amino-acid sequence MTMDTLDFKQLEAFCAVMSTGGITGAARLLGRSQPNVSRLIQELESVLGFTLFLRNGPRISPTEHALQFHPEAERLVSAFRHVRERAEAIAGGRAPSFEISAISSLAVSLVPPALACIPSEMMPQALHVQVTVVDRVTQAVAAGAADFGLASFPLSYPGLDVKWIGESPSVAALRRDDPLARKMVIPLASFLDRTLITMSNPFKLRYRIDRVFEAAGIVPRTILDTNTGAAALALAREGLGVAIVDPATAYGMPFRDLVLRPLEARIPFFFGAIAGASRPLSPALAMFSDAVLAAAERLLPDFRLHETLSADLLEDALYGEHPVQE; translated from the coding sequence ATGACGATGGACACGCTGGATTTCAAGCAACTGGAAGCGTTCTGCGCGGTCATGTCGACCGGCGGGATCACCGGGGCGGCGCGGCTGCTGGGCCGGTCGCAGCCGAACGTGTCGCGCCTGATCCAGGAACTGGAAAGCGTGCTGGGCTTTACGCTGTTCCTGCGCAACGGTCCGCGGATTTCGCCGACGGAGCATGCGCTGCAGTTCCATCCGGAGGCGGAACGGCTGGTCAGTGCCTTCCGCCATGTCCGCGAGCGGGCGGAAGCGATCGCGGGGGGACGGGCGCCGTCCTTCGAGATCAGCGCCATTTCGTCGCTGGCCGTCAGTCTGGTGCCGCCGGCGCTGGCCTGCATTCCGTCCGAGATGATGCCGCAGGCCCTGCACGTGCAGGTGACGGTGGTGGACCGGGTGACGCAGGCGGTCGCGGCCGGGGCGGCGGATTTCGGCCTGGCGAGCTTTCCGCTGAGTTATCCGGGGCTGGACGTGAAGTGGATCGGCGAGTCCCCCAGCGTGGCGGCGCTGCGCCGGGACGATCCGCTGGCGAGGAAAATGGTGATTCCGCTTGCATCCTTTCTGGACCGCACGCTGATCACCATGTCCAATCCGTTCAAGCTGCGCTATCGGATCGACCGGGTGTTCGAGGCGGCGGGGATCGTGCCCAGGACCATCCTGGACACCAATACCGGGGCGGCGGCGCTGGCGCTGGCCCGCGAGGGGCTGGGGGTGGCGATCGTCGATCCCGCGACGGCCTATGGCATGCCGTTCCGCGACCTGGTGCTGCGCCCGCTGGAGGCGCGGATTCCGTTTTTCTTCGGGGCCATCGCGGGGGCGTCGCGTCCCCTGTCGCCGGCCCTGGCGATGTTTTCCGATGCCGTCCTGGCGGCGGCCGAGCGGCTTCTTCCCGATTTTCGCCTGCATGAGACATTGAGCGCCGACCTGCTGGAAGATGCTCTGTACGGCGAACATCCTGTGCAAGAGTAG
- a CDS encoding Lrp/AsnC family transcriptional regulator, protein MLDERDRQILRIHQSDACMPLSELAERVNLSQAACSRRLARLRQDGYIRGSLLLLNQARLNLPTTMMAVIKVANHTKDWPDRFRSAVSDIDEIVEVHRVTGNFDYILKIVLPNVEYYDTIYKNLISRLEIHEISAYISMETIKDRKSLPVTHLPSS, encoded by the coding sequence ATGCTCGACGAACGTGACAGGCAGATCCTCAGGATCCATCAATCCGATGCCTGCATGCCCCTGTCCGAACTGGCCGAACGGGTCAACCTGTCGCAGGCCGCCTGCTCGCGCCGCCTCGCCCGCCTCCGGCAGGACGGCTATATCAGGGGCAGCCTGCTGCTGCTGAACCAGGCGCGCCTCAATTTGCCCACCACCATGATGGCGGTGATCAAGGTCGCCAATCATACCAAGGACTGGCCGGACCGGTTCCGCAGCGCCGTCAGCGACATCGACGAAATCGTCGAAGTCCATCGCGTCACCGGCAATTTCGACTATATTCTCAAGATCGTCCTGCCGAACGTCGAATATTATGACACGATCTACAAAAACCTGATATCGCGCCTCGAGATCCACGAAATATCGGCCTATATTTCCATGGAGACGATCAAGGACCGGAAGAGCCTCCCGGTCACCCACCTCCCCTCCTCCTGA
- the bla gene encoding class A beta-lactamase, translated as MNDRNGPGDSRKPMSLCRRRFMAAGMIGLAPPAWAGPAAPSALADYEHASGGRIGVYARNMRTGAELAWRADERFVMCSTFKASVAACTLARVDRGEDSLAARVAFGPGDLLEYAPVARKNLARGALPVGEMCQGAVEWSDNTCANLLLARIGGPAALTRFWRQACGDTISRLDHNEPMLNRAPPGDPHDTTTPRAMAGNLHRLLLGDVLTPASRGRLAEWMENCRTGANRLRGGLPANWRIGDKTGNNGHDAFGDIAIAWPRPDTPIVICAYTQGGHPAPQEVATLFAAIGQAAARLATT; from the coding sequence ATGAATGACCGCAACGGGCCGGGCGACAGCCGGAAGCCCATGTCCCTATGCAGGCGGCGCTTCATGGCGGCGGGCATGATCGGCCTTGCCCCGCCCGCATGGGCGGGGCCGGCCGCGCCATCCGCCCTTGCGGACTACGAGCACGCAAGCGGCGGCCGGATCGGCGTCTATGCGCGGAACATGCGCACCGGCGCCGAACTGGCCTGGCGGGCGGACGAGCGGTTCGTGATGTGCAGCACCTTCAAGGCGTCGGTCGCCGCCTGCACGCTGGCGCGCGTGGACCGCGGCGAAGACAGCTTGGCCGCCCGCGTTGCATTCGGCCCCGGCGACCTGCTCGAATACGCCCCCGTCGCGCGTAAAAACCTGGCACGCGGCGCATTGCCGGTCGGCGAGATGTGCCAGGGCGCGGTCGAGTGGAGCGACAATACATGCGCCAATCTCCTGCTCGCCCGGATCGGCGGCCCGGCGGCCCTGACCCGCTTCTGGCGTCAAGCCTGCGGCGACACGATCAGCCGCCTCGATCATAACGAGCCGATGCTGAATCGTGCGCCGCCGGGCGATCCGCACGATACCACCACCCCGCGCGCGATGGCCGGAAACCTGCATCGCCTGCTGCTGGGGGACGTGCTCACCCCGGCATCGCGCGGACGACTCGCCGAATGGATGGAAAATTGCCGGACGGGCGCCAACCGGCTGCGCGGCGGCCTGCCGGCCAACTGGCGGATCGGCGACAAGACCGGCAATAACGGTCATGACGCGTTCGGCGACATCGCGATCGCATGGCCACGGCCGGATACGCCCATCGTCATCTGCGCCTATACCCAGGGCGGCCACCCCGCACCGCAGGAGGTCGCGACATTGTTCGCCGCGATCGGACAGGCCGCGGCAAGGCTCGCAACCACCTGA